From Gossypium raimondii isolate GPD5lz chromosome 11, ASM2569854v1, whole genome shotgun sequence:
TAAATATGAAGAAGGTGCTAAAAAGGGTCTTGGATCAAAACAAATTACATGGTACAAAGTTAATGCAAAACAAAATCTCATACGCACAATCTTCCATTTGTGTTTCTTTAACAACAGTTTGAGAATCAAAACTCTGATGAAGGGCAAGAATTTACAAAAAATGGGAATGATGATATAAGCTGCTGCGATCACCAGGATTTTGGTAACAGAATTTACAGATTATGATGCATGGCTCATGCGGTATGAGTAATATTAACACCCTTTCTCAATCGGTCAAGGATGCAATTAGCCTTTCTCTTGGCTCTACTTGTTCCATCTAGAGCAAGCTTAGATATTGTTCCATGGGAATTTTCTTCTTCCCTTAGTGCCTTCAATTTGGTTCGATCATTAAGACATACAGTGTGGAGGACCGCAATGCAATTTTCCTTGTTTCGTTCACAAGTGCTTTCCCTTACAATGCGAATCAAGCAAGGAACAGCCCCCAGCTCCCCCATTTCTTCAACAGCCCTTTGATGAGTCGAAAGCATTGCAAGGATAGCCAATAACTCATTTACAAGCACACCATCCATGATCTTTTTCAAAATGACACTTACTGCACCATCCCTTACGGCTCTTGCTTTATTCTCATGGATAATGCATAGGTTAAATATTGCAGAAGCAACATCTTTCATTGCTAATGGATGCCCTTCGTCTAGAAGGTCAATGAGAGGCTTTAAAGCACCTGATTTGCCTATAAGCGTCTTGTTAGAATCAAGAGCAGATAAGGTGAAAATGGCAGCAGCTGCATTGCTTTTTGTTTCGATAGTCCCAAATCTCAGAGCTTCCATAAGAAGAGGGATAACCTTTGGAGTTTCGGCAACAAGTTTCTTGTTGCTGTCATGGATTGAAAGGTTCAACAGCGTTGTAATCACATCTTCCTGGAGATCAGTGTGAAGAACACCACTGCGGGATTTGGTTCCCGAGAGTGGGGTGAGCAGTTGAGGAATGGCGTCCTCGGATTCCCCAAAAAGGGAGCGGAACGAAGGCATGTTCTTCGTCAACAACCGCAGCTCCTTCGCCGCTTCCTTCTGTTGAGGAAGCGCGGCCGCCGATAACTTATctagcaaagaaaagaaatggagaCGCTCTGCTTCGGTGACACCCTCCTGTATACGGTTCTGAACTGGGTCCGGCAATTCAATTCCTTGACTCTTACACCACTGCGATATCATTTCACTCACAAGGTGATTCGGAGTTAAAACTGTGTGGGAAAGAACTTGTTGGGTTTGAGGGCAAGTCCGATTGCCTGCTTTCAGCCATTTCTCGATGAAGGGTCTTTCATATGTCTGCAGATCAAACAAAACAAGGACCCAGACCCAGATCAAAGGATAAACATCAGAGTTTGTTTTTCAGATAAAAGATGGAAATTAAAAGAAGGAATTAGGCTTCATACCTGACCAGAAGATAAAACAACGGGATCTCTCATAAGCTTTTTAGAAAGAGGACATATAAACTCTTGAGGACATGGCAGCTGTTCATGTAACTTCAAGGACGACGTCATAGTGGTCGCCGACGATCGTGTATTGAACTTAAGCTCTCTCAAAGCACAAAGAGCATGTTTCGCTTGATCGATGGTCTGGACGCTGCAATCCTCATCATCGACAATAATCTTAACCAGCCTCTGCAATTCTTTCTTCAATTCCGCCGCTCTCGCTCTCAGCGTTGGATCGGAACTCAACACTCCGGTTTTGGCCATCTGATTCCTTCCAGCACTcaaaaatatacaataaatatatatgtatcaaaACCAAAGGTGGTAATTATTAGTATTATGAAAACAGGAGAACACAGAGAATGAGAATACTCTGTTTCATTCTTTTTGTAATCTGCACTATTTCAGAGTCTTCACTCAATATCTTTTTATATCAGTATCCAACGCCATGCTTTTAGTTTAGCATTAAAATAAGGCAAACACTGTGAGTACATACATACATGCGCCATGTGAAGTTGTATTAGGTTTGAAGTACATATAGTGCCTTTGGTTGAGTTGGGCCGACGCTGTACTTTTTATTCATAAACATCATGTCTTTTCCGGAAAATAGATTCAATTTGAGGTGCTGAAACGGCAAGATTTTAGGTTTAGTTTCAACTTCGTTATATTTCATTTGGTCCTCAAAATCttgaatttcataaataaataaataattgttcCTTGTGAAAGCAAACTAGTCAAATCCACACCTAAATCctagaaacttttaaaaaaatgttaatgagGTTTATAATGATGCAAGTGAGTGAGAGAGAAGGACCCACAGGGGGGGTCCAACAAGTGTTGAAATCACGAAATCCACGGCCCTTCCGTGAACCCAAACCTGCTCATCTATATATTTTGACCCATGATCAAAAGTGTTGAGCCCTTCATTCAATAATCCTCGTGATTACCATTAATAGGAGTATGAGTGGCAGGAAAGACGAGGGTGGGTGAGTGGGCAGGCagcaaagaataaaagaaaagtgaaacGGCAtcgaatttgtgcaaatctaaAGTGAGTGGGTTTTGGATAAGGAGAGGAAAGGCGTCGGTGATGAATGCGTCGTTGTCTTGGTTTTATCGGGATTTGGGAGCCTAGTGGATTCTCGGGCccacttctttttctttgtctcACCCAATGAGGATTCTCTTCCCAAATTGGGGCTGCTTTTGTGTTCCCGTCCGATGCTTCCAACTGCATTTCCGTCGgcattttcctttttccctaTATTCTCCAACTTCAATTTCCTTGTGATCAATATTAATTGCCTCCCGAGTCTTTTTCGCACCCTTCTTTTCTCATCATGttaaccaaaataacatttcacataaatcataattttttgtaccaaatatttcaattcaattaatttaaaccaTATTCTACATGGAAGCGTAGATATATACTTCTCAAAAGATGATACTTTTAGGTTTTACTTAGTATGGAGGAAAATAGATATTAAAGatggaaattttgttatttaattaaaatatttaaacataaaatatatatatatatatacaggcACAAATTTCAACATCACTAATTTATCTTTGTCtgaatataaaacatttaaagaaataaaatataaaagaacaaAACTCAACCTTGTCTTCTGCTTATTATTTGTGGGGAGAGCCGGAACTCTTCTAAAGTTTTTCCTGACTTCCATTTAGGCCCATTCTAAAGTTCAGTTGGGGTGCCCATGAGCCTCTCATGTTCTTTTGAGAGCCTAGCCGCAGTGGAACCCATTGGGTCGATGGCCTGTTATTATATATGCCAACAACAATTTAGTAGTAAAACATCCCCATCAACCTATTAGCTTTATGACAACAGCACTATCTTATAGGTATAGGAATTTGGGTTTAATCCTAAATAATCTCAATCCTCACCctcaattatcaaaaaaaaaaaacagaaaagcaTTCCCAGTTGAATTTTATCACACTGTATTGCTCTTCTTCTGTTTCGAAGTCCCCAAGGCTAAGCAGGCAGATGAAAATTGGGCCAACTTTCCCACTTTGACCCACTCGCATTTTTTTTTAGGaatatacaattaaaaaattagtgcTTAATACACCCACAGTAAGAATAttgattgatttgaattgaagattaaaatatgcaAGTATGATATAATGGAGGAAATGAGTTGaaagaccaaaaagaaaatagaaaaatatttagtttAGACGCTGGCGAAAGACACTGCAACTTCATGGCAATTCCCAAACCCCACTCCACTTTCATATGATGCCACATCTATGTTTACACTATACTCATTTCACTAATTAATTTCACCTAATATAAATAGTGTAATGGCATAAAAAGttctcaaattaaaaataataataattaactttttattttattttattttttgcactcaatttggtacttaaactaccaaaatatataaaagaaaaaaggcaTTCAATTTTTTCAAGAAAAGCAATTAagttcctttttttatttcacccAATCggatattttagtttttaaaatgcatcaaaaaggctAGCGCCGGATCTAAGAGGGGCTGGTAGGGGCCCCGACCCCCTTAAAATggagaaatttttatttagatcttttatgatttataaaattttaaattagtaatggtaaaattacactttttcccctaaaaataataaaattttgatttaatcctctaaaaattataaaaatatatgatattaaaatgaaaattttacatttttactatcctaaaaaatatatattttaatttcacccctttttttttttacttcaccCCAGCCCTCCCAAGTCGTATTTCTGGATCCGCCAACCGTTAAAGTTAACCGCCCCTAATTTTTTCCAGTTAAAGCCACCACGTGTCACAACCACAGCGAGACATGTggcaaaaatgataaaataaaaatagaagttCTAATACCCCTATGCCCGGTCCGATCATACGGACCCGGTATAAgactattacatttggtgccaaaatgGCTTTGGCTAGACactatttaatttaagtatttatacatagtatttgaacttatttaactaaaaaaattattaatataaatgtgTGGAGTCATTATTGGATGTTAGATtatgtttggaaatgattttaACACTGTTTCTATTcaaaataagggaaaaaaatatCGATAGCAATGACAAAAACGATACCAAAATCACATTctgttttggaaattttgtatttcatagcctaggtatcgatacctatacCCTTAggtaaaatttggaaaaaatcaGTTTAAAAGTTCACTAAAACCCCctgcaatatatatattcttctcAACACttaaaaccaattcaaaatatattaaaattacttaaaactaaCTCCAAATCAATCATAATCATCATATTAGCAAATCACATTTGCAAACATACTTATAGtttcaataattcatttcatatagaATTAAAATACTTCAAGTAAAACCAAAATAGATAGAGTTTCAAGAGTTTgtattttagtccctaacacATGGGAACACATTTGGTCtacctaagtacatgccattttaattcaaaatatgatACCTACTCTTGAAGCTCTTgaggatgtgatgagatgaCAGATCTCCTAACCCGACTCTACCTCTTTGAGTCTAACTGTTCCTACACGTTAAAAATAAACGCGTTAAGTCGGTGAAGGCTTAGTAAGCACTACAAGAATAAATAGGTAAATGAatcataacaaaatattttaaacttattcaaTTAGTACATATTTACACACATACAAGTTTCTTCAACTATACctt
This genomic window contains:
- the LOC105803328 gene encoding U-box domain-containing protein 9 isoform X3, coding for MAKTGVLSSDPTLRARAAELKKELQRLVKIIVDDEDCSVQTIDQAKHALCALRELKFNTRSSATTMTSSLKLHEQLPCPQEFICPLSKKLMRDPVVLSSGQTYERPFIEKWLKAGNRTCPQTQQVLSHTVLTPNHLVSEMISQWCKSQGIELPDPVQNRIQEGVTEAERLHFFSLLDKLSAAALPQQKEAAKELRLLTKNMPSFRSLFGESEDAIPQLLTPLSGTKSRSGVLHTDLQEDVITTLLNLSIHDSNKKLVAETPKVIPLLMEALRFGTIETKSNAAAAIFTLSALDSNKTLIGKSGALKPLIDLLDEGHPLAMKDVASAIFNLCIIHENKARAVRDGAVSVILKKIMDGVLVNELLAILAMLSTHQRAVEEMGELGAVPCLIRIVRESTCERNKENCIAVLHTVCLNDRTKLKALREEENSHGTISKLALDGTSRAKRKANCILDRLRKGVNITHTA
- the LOC105803328 gene encoding U-box domain-containing protein 9 isoform X1, with protein sequence MYFKPNTTSHGACMNQMAKTGVLSSDPTLRARAAELKKELQRLVKIIVDDEDCSVQTIDQAKHALCALRELKFNTRSSATTMTSSLKLHEQLPCPQEFICPLSKKLMRDPVVLSSGQTYERPFIEKWLKAGNRTCPQTQQVLSHTVLTPNHLVSEMISQWCKSQGIELPDPVQNRIQEGVTEAERLHFFSLLDKLSAAALPQQKEAAKELRLLTKNMPSFRSLFGESEDAIPQLLTPLSGTKSRSGVLHTDLQEDVITTLLNLSIHDSNKKLVAETPKVIPLLMEALRFGTIETKSNAAAAIFTLSALDSNKTLIGKSGALKPLIDLLDEGHPLAMKDVASAIFNLCIIHENKARAVRDGAVSVILKKIMDGVLVNELLAILAMLSTHQRAVEEMGELGAVPCLIRIVRESTCERNKENCIAVLHTVCLNDRTKLKALREEENSHGTISKLALDGTSRAKRKANCILDRLRKGVNITHTA
- the LOC105803328 gene encoding U-box domain-containing protein 9 isoform X2 encodes the protein MNQMAKTGVLSSDPTLRARAAELKKELQRLVKIIVDDEDCSVQTIDQAKHALCALRELKFNTRSSATTMTSSLKLHEQLPCPQEFICPLSKKLMRDPVVLSSGQTYERPFIEKWLKAGNRTCPQTQQVLSHTVLTPNHLVSEMISQWCKSQGIELPDPVQNRIQEGVTEAERLHFFSLLDKLSAAALPQQKEAAKELRLLTKNMPSFRSLFGESEDAIPQLLTPLSGTKSRSGVLHTDLQEDVITTLLNLSIHDSNKKLVAETPKVIPLLMEALRFGTIETKSNAAAAIFTLSALDSNKTLIGKSGALKPLIDLLDEGHPLAMKDVASAIFNLCIIHENKARAVRDGAVSVILKKIMDGVLVNELLAILAMLSTHQRAVEEMGELGAVPCLIRIVRESTCERNKENCIAVLHTVCLNDRTKLKALREEENSHGTISKLALDGTSRAKRKANCILDRLRKGVNITHTA